The genomic DNA CGCCTAGCGCGTCCGCCAACCGGGCGAGCGCCCGCACAGATGGGTTCCTCGTGCCCCGCTCAAGATCGCTAACGTAGCTGCGCTTCATGTCAGCCGCCAGCGACAGTTCCTCCTGCGACATCCCCTTCAGCTTACGCTGACGCCTCACGTTCGCGCCAAGGAGCTGCACCACATCCATCCATGCAAGTGGCCGCAGACGCTTGTCCGGGTCTGTCCCCCAAACGTGTCAATTTCACTTGCTCTATCAGCTTCTTCAGGCAATCCATCCGTCCTGAAGGGCGGCTCGAAGGTCTGAGCGAAGGTCGCTCCCATCGGGGGCGGCATCACATGACAGCATCGATCCACAACGTCGGCGCACCCGCGTCCGGCGTGATGCTGCGCGTCCAACAACAATCTCAACAGGAGACCAACCATGGTCGATCACAACGCATTGAAGAACATCGAGGAGTTGCATCGGCTCAAGACCGAGGGCGTCATTACCGAAGACGACTACGAGAAGGCCAAGGAGCGCATTTTGTTCGGAGCAAAGGCGCCTGCAGCTGGATCGGGCCTTGCCTCGTTCATGCCAGCCGCAAGCCCCGTGCCACGTCCCGCCGACGACGACCACTTCGGCTGGATCACGCTGCCGCTCAAGCGCTACGCCGACTTCAAAGGCCGCTCGTCGCGCAAGGAGTTCTGGATGTTCCAACTCGTGTTCGTCGCGATCGGGGTCATCGCGATGATCGGCGGCGTCGACCTGCTCGCCGGCACCGGCGGCCTCGGTGGGCTGACGTTACTGCTGACTTGGCTGGCGCTGATCGCGCTGATCGTGCCGCTGCTCGCGGTACAGGTGCGACGGCTCCACGATCAGGATCGCTCGGGCTGGCTCGCGGCGTTCAACCTGCTGCCCTACGTCGGTGCCCTCGTCGTCTACATCTTGATGCTGATGGAGGGGACCCCCGGCGACAACCAGTACGGTCCCGATCCAAGGTCGACTGACACGATGGATCATCACGTCGGCACCTGAGACAGAAATGCCAAGACCGCACTTTCGTCCACCACCGCGACGCCTCTCGAAGCGCGCGCCGATGAAAACCTA from Sphingomonas radiodurans includes the following:
- a CDS encoding helix-turn-helix domain-containing protein, with the protein product MDVVQLLGANVRRQRKLKGMSQEELSLAADMKRSYVSDLERGTRNPSVRALARLADALGVEPQTLLEQPFK
- a CDS encoding DUF805 domain-containing protein yields the protein MVDHNALKNIEELHRLKTEGVITEDDYEKAKERILFGAKAPAAGSGLASFMPAASPVPRPADDDHFGWITLPLKRYADFKGRSSRKEFWMFQLVFVAIGVIAMIGGVDLLAGTGGLGGLTLLLTWLALIALIVPLLAVQVRRLHDQDRSGWLAAFNLLPYVGALVVYILMLMEGTPGDNQYGPDPRSTDTMDHHVGT